A genomic segment from Spongiibacter sp. IMCC21906 encodes:
- a CDS encoding class I adenylate-forming enzyme family protein — protein sequence MAQTFPLTQSYWQADKSEDLWELTMGDLLRKAAAECPDRVALVDGVADIHQRRRWTYRELLATAEALARSLLTEFDVGDRVAIISANSAEWILLQHAMSLAGIVLVSVNPAYGEQEVETILSRCGAKGVFYQPEYRGRNLGDLLKKVGEKHPCLCFSMEELEGFAGKADGSVALPEIRPESILQIQFTSGTTGVPKGACLHHLGAVNTSRFVAKRAGFPPGGVCVNAMPMFHIAGTVVTSLGTLSQQGTYVIVPGFEPELILDLFETEKGNISLLVPTMILAMMESPSFSKRNLSSVTTLLTGAADVPKELVYRTKEAFDCNLVILFGQTEVNGVVSQTRVEDTAEDQSSTLGLPLPHAEVCISDPETGEIQPIGEPGEIYVRGYQNMHGYFNAEEATQKTIREDGWLCTGDAGIMDERGYIKITGRLKDMIIRGGMNIYPREIEEVLFNHPAVNQASVIGIPDPYWGEVIAAVIIPEKGLAVPGFDELFAYCRAHLSPHKSPIKWAVVEEFPLTPTGKVQKFALRDAVTKGDLTLQDIDKKAAVKS from the coding sequence ATGGCGCAGACGTTTCCGTTAACGCAATCCTATTGGCAAGCGGATAAATCTGAGGATTTATGGGAATTAACGATGGGAGATTTGCTGCGAAAAGCCGCAGCTGAATGCCCGGATCGTGTCGCCTTGGTCGATGGTGTCGCTGATATACATCAGCGACGTCGCTGGACATATCGAGAACTGTTGGCAACCGCTGAAGCGCTTGCCCGGTCGCTGCTTACAGAGTTTGACGTGGGTGACCGGGTTGCCATCATCTCTGCTAACAGTGCGGAATGGATTTTGTTACAGCATGCCATGAGTTTGGCGGGGATTGTTTTGGTTTCTGTTAATCCTGCCTATGGTGAGCAGGAAGTAGAAACGATTTTAAGTCGCTGTGGTGCCAAGGGTGTTTTCTATCAGCCGGAATACCGGGGCCGAAACCTTGGTGATTTATTGAAAAAGGTGGGTGAGAAGCATCCCTGCTTGTGTTTTTCTATGGAAGAGCTGGAAGGCTTTGCAGGCAAGGCCGATGGGTCTGTGGCGCTGCCTGAAATCCGCCCTGAATCTATTTTACAAATTCAGTTTACCTCAGGTACTACCGGTGTCCCCAAAGGGGCTTGCTTGCATCATCTTGGCGCGGTTAATACCTCGCGCTTTGTGGCAAAGCGGGCGGGGTTTCCTCCCGGTGGGGTTTGTGTGAATGCCATGCCTATGTTTCATATTGCCGGTACGGTGGTGACCTCCTTGGGAACGCTGTCTCAGCAGGGCACCTACGTTATTGTGCCGGGCTTTGAGCCAGAGTTAATACTGGATTTATTTGAGACCGAGAAAGGCAATATCTCATTGCTGGTGCCGACCATGATTTTGGCGATGATGGAGAGTCCGTCATTTTCCAAGCGCAATCTTTCTTCGGTAACGACGCTGCTTACTGGCGCTGCCGATGTACCGAAAGAGTTGGTATACCGCACGAAAGAGGCTTTTGACTGTAATCTGGTTATCTTATTTGGCCAAACCGAAGTGAATGGCGTTGTGAGTCAAACTCGGGTTGAGGATACGGCAGAAGATCAAAGCAGCACATTAGGTTTGCCTCTTCCCCATGCCGAGGTTTGCATCAGCGATCCTGAAACGGGAGAGATACAGCCTATTGGTGAACCCGGCGAAATTTATGTTCGGGGCTATCAGAATATGCATGGTTACTTTAATGCCGAGGAAGCCACCCAAAAAACCATTCGTGAAGACGGCTGGCTTTGTACTGGCGATGCCGGAATTATGGACGAGCGGGGCTATATTAAAATTACCGGTCGTTTGAAAGATATGATTATTCGCGGTGGTATGAATATATATCCCCGTGAAATTGAAGAAGTGCTGTTTAATCACCCCGCAGTGAATCAGGCCAGCGTTATCGGTATTCCCGATCCGTATTGGGGCGAGGTGATTGCGGCGGTGATTATTCCTGAAAAAGGGTTGGCAGTGCCTGGCTTTGATGAGCTGTTCGCCTATTGTCGGGCGCATTTGTCACCCCATAAATCACCTATAAAATGGGCTGTTGTCGAAGAGTTCCCGTTGACACCAACTGGAAAAGTGCAGAAGTTTGCTTTGCGTGATGCCGTCACCAAGGGTGATTTAACACTGCAGGATATCGATAAAAAAGCAGCGGTGAAGTCGTAA
- a CDS encoding TetR/AcrR family transcriptional regulator — protein sequence MAEKKLSSNTRMSKDERVASILLKAKQHLRQVGHENFSPVEVAQDCGVSEATIYRYFASKQDLLVRVAEFWVEELLAGSPVLNKNDSIYDRLRQVVRYSLWVIHSEPALSKFVLIVIRREPGFRASRIYSLNKRFTSNTTLVVQEAIDQGVFRNDVPPTMVRNMIFGTIEHEVWSYLLADGDFSLDESARLIADIVFKGLAVEPTINVETFNRSLEAIEKGVRDIDAAVAKLRD from the coding sequence GTGGCGGAAAAGAAGTTAAGTAGTAATACCCGGATGTCCAAGGATGAGCGGGTTGCCAGTATTTTGCTGAAGGCGAAGCAGCATCTTCGGCAGGTAGGACATGAAAATTTTTCGCCCGTTGAAGTGGCTCAGGATTGTGGCGTGTCAGAAGCGACAATCTATCGCTATTTTGCCAGCAAGCAGGACTTGCTGGTGAGGGTGGCAGAATTCTGGGTTGAGGAGCTGCTGGCAGGATCGCCAGTACTGAATAAGAACGACAGTATTTATGACCGTCTTCGTCAGGTCGTGCGGTATAGCCTTTGGGTTATTCATTCCGAGCCCGCTTTGTCCAAATTTGTACTTATCGTAATCCGGCGTGAGCCGGGCTTCCGAGCCTCCCGAATCTACTCGCTTAATAAGCGTTTTACCTCAAACACCACGCTTGTTGTTCAAGAAGCGATTGACCAAGGGGTCTTTCGCAATGATGTGCCTCCGACTATGGTCCGCAATATGATCTTTGGCACCATTGAGCACGAGGTGTGGTCTTATCTTTTGGCCGACGGTGATTTTTCCTTGGATGAGTCAGCCAGGCTGATCGCCGATATTGTTTTTAAGGGTTTGGCGGTAGAGCCAACGATAAATGTCGAGACTTTCAATCGTTCCTTAGAGGCGATTGAAAAAGGGGTTAGAGATATAGACGCCGCGGTTGCTAAGCTGCGAGATTAG
- a CDS encoding acyl-CoA dehydratase activase, translating to MSTAYFMGVDLGSTTAKAVILDDNAKVLSARIVQMGAVSRRGMEQAVESALDSAGISQQDLSYIIGTGYGRRLVPGVGRTFTEITCHARGVAALFPDAKLVIDIGGQDSKVIALDEQGLVDNFAMNDRCASGTGRFYEVLARALECDISDVGALAMQGGKDLEVSTMCATFAETEIISLLAEGADPADVAASVHRAIAHRALGLVAQVGKRDSIIMTGGVAKNPAAVHFLETALKQPMQVPHDPQIMGAYGAALLALELSTGRQVTEYDPAKIDALESKVEAAFKPQNRSVPDCIKCDL from the coding sequence ATGAGCACCGCGTATTTTATGGGTGTCGACCTTGGCTCCACCACCGCTAAAGCGGTGATACTGGACGACAACGCCAAAGTCCTGAGCGCTCGCATTGTACAGATGGGCGCGGTCAGTCGACGGGGTATGGAGCAGGCCGTGGAGAGCGCCCTTGACAGCGCGGGCATTAGCCAGCAAGACCTTAGCTATATTATTGGCACAGGGTATGGTCGGCGGCTGGTGCCCGGTGTCGGCCGCACTTTTACGGAAATCACCTGCCACGCCCGAGGCGTGGCTGCGCTATTTCCCGATGCAAAACTGGTTATCGATATTGGCGGCCAAGACAGCAAAGTCATCGCCCTGGATGAACAAGGCCTGGTAGATAACTTTGCCATGAATGATCGCTGCGCCAGCGGCACGGGCCGCTTTTATGAAGTACTGGCCCGGGCATTGGAATGTGATATTAGTGACGTTGGTGCATTAGCCATGCAAGGCGGCAAGGATTTGGAAGTGAGCACCATGTGCGCCACCTTTGCAGAGACCGAGATTATATCGCTACTGGCAGAAGGGGCAGATCCCGCCGATGTGGCAGCCTCGGTACATCGCGCCATTGCCCATCGAGCCTTGGGCCTGGTTGCACAAGTCGGAAAACGGGATTCCATTATCATGACGGGGGGCGTAGCCAAAAACCCTGCAGCGGTGCATTTTTTGGAAACCGCATTAAAACAGCCCATGCAGGTTCCCCATGATCCTCAAATTATGGGTGCCTACGGCGCAGCCTTGCTAGCGTTGGAGTTATCCACGGGTCGCCAAGTCACTGAATATGATCCCGCAAAAATAGACGCGCTGGAAAGCAAAGTAGAAGCTGCGTTTAAGCCTCAAAATCGCAGCGTACCCGACTGTATTAAGTGCGATTTATAG